The Prochlorococcus marinus str. MIT 9301 genome segment ATAATGAAATGGAGGGAAATTCAAGAGTTGAAAAATATTTCATTAACCGGTTTGATGACTATCAATCCTAAAGGACTTAGCTCTAAAGAAAATTCAGGCTTGTTCAAAAAATGTCGTGCTCTCGCTGATTCACTGCAACTACCAGATTGTTCAATGGGGATGTCTGGTGATTGGGAGGAAGCTATTGACGCTGGATCTACTTGGTTAAGATTAGGATCATTGATTTTTGGAGGTAGATTCTAATTAGTTATTTTTTTATAAAAATCTTATCTATAAACTTGCAGTTAAGTTCAACTAACGTTATTTAAGTATAGGTAGTTTATTCATTTAAAAAATGGATCTATTACTTAAGGTTCTTAAACCTTAGTAATCAATTTCAAGAGGATTTAAAAGGTGTCACTTATTTCTAGATTAAAGGCAGTTGTTGCAGGGGATGAGTATCTCGAGGATGATTTTGATGAGTTGGATTATGCTTCAGAGGATGAATTAAATGATATTAATAATTTCAAACAAAATCCAAAGAATGCAAATGCCCTTGCAAATTCCAATCCATTCGATTTTATGAATAACAACAGATCATCAAAAGTAGTTGGTATGCCTGGAATCTCAAATTCATCCTCAGAAGTAAGCTTAATGGAACCAAGAAGTTTTGATGAGATGCCTCAAGCGATACAAGCATTAAGAGAAAGAAAAACTGTAATACTAAATTTAACTATGATGGATCCTGATCAAGCTCAAAGAGCGGTTGATTTTATTGCTGGGGGCACATATGCAATTGATGGACATCAAGAGAGAGTCGGTGAAAGTATTTTCCTTTTTGCTCCAAGTTGTGTAAATGTAACTAGTTCTTCCCCAGAAGAAGCTTCTCCTTCTTCTGTATCTACGGAAAAAACACCACAATATAGTTTGGGCAAAAATACAACCCCTGAACCAGCATGGGGTAATTCTAAATTAAGTGCTTATTCATGATTAATCTGTGACAGATAAAATTGCGGTAATTGGTTTTGGAAATATTGCAAGTGCTATAGTTACCCCTCTATTAGATAAAAAATTAATTCAGCCAGAAAATGTTTTTTGTGTTGTAAATACTGAAAAAAGTTTAGAAAAAATAAAAAATAATTATAAACATAATATAAACGTTTATAAATCAGGTTCTAAAGAGTCAAAAATAATTTGGGATTGTCAATATAAACTTCTTTCGATAAAACCCCAACAATTAAATTACATAAGTGAGGCCTATCATATAAAAAATAAGGACAATTTAATAGTTTCTATTCTTGCCGGAGTTTCAATAAATAGACTTGCTCAAAAGTTTCCTAATCATAAATGTGTGAGAGTGGTTACAAATATTCCAATAACTATTGGAAAAGGTTTAACAGGGATTTCTTGGGGTAAAGAAATCACAGAAGATCAGAAACAATTTACAAAAAA includes the following:
- a CDS encoding cell division protein SepF → MSLISRLKAVVAGDEYLEDDFDELDYASEDELNDINNFKQNPKNANALANSNPFDFMNNNRSSKVVGMPGISNSSSEVSLMEPRSFDEMPQAIQALRERKTVILNLTMMDPDQAQRAVDFIAGGTYAIDGHQERVGESIFLFAPSCVNVTSSSPEEASPSSVSTEKTPQYSLGKNTTPEPAWGNSKLSAYS
- the proC gene encoding pyrroline-5-carboxylate reductase is translated as MTDKIAVIGFGNIASAIVTPLLDKKLIQPENVFCVVNTEKSLEKIKNNYKHNINVYKSGSKESKIIWDCQYKLLSIKPQQLNYISEAYHIKNKDNLIVSILAGVSINRLAQKFPNHKCVRVVTNIPITIGKGLTGISWGKEITEDQKQFTKKLFENTSKIYEFTEDYLDIFLALTSSGPAIIALIIEALSDGGLSGGLPKIISEELVMEMILGTICLIKEKKLTTSELKNLVTSPGGTTISALRVLEKKSVRSALIESIVSASNRSKEFR